The stretch of DNA CGTGCCGAATGACAAGAACGGCCCGGGCGCGCTTGAGCTCAACGTGCCGACTTTCATTGATACCCAGATGGAAGGCGAGTTCGGTCACGCCGCCCGCTGGTACATGCTCGGCCCCTACCGCAAGGCCTCTCCACTGTTTGGCTATCAGTCGCGTCTGACACCGCGCGAGGTCTACCGTCTCGGCATCGCCGCGACCAATCAATACTGCGTGAAGCAGTATGGCAAGCCCTTCGCCGCGCTCTCCAGCGCCGATCAGGATGCCTTATTGCATCAGCTCGATGGCAACAAAATCAGTTTCAACGACGTCGATGCGAAAAACTTCTTCGACTTCCTGCGCGAGAACACGATCGAAGGTTATCTGGCCGACCCGATGCACGGCGGCAATAAAGATGGAGGAAGCTGGAAAATGATCGGCTTTCCCGGTGCCCGCGCCGACTTTCTTGAGTTCGTTGGTAAAAATCAACCCTATCCGTATGGCCCTGTCGGTATCCTGGGCCGGGAGCAGTAAATGTCAGTCATCCAAAAAAAACCCGTTGATGCCGTTATCGTCGGCTTTGGCTGGACCGGCTCCATCATGGCGATGGAACTTGCCGAAGCCGGTCTGAATGTCGTGGCGCTGGAGCGCGGCCCCGCACGCGACACCTACCCCGATTTCGCCTATCCGAAGATCGTGGACGAACTGTCCTACGGCATCCGCTACAAGCTGATGCAAAACCTCGCCGGCGAAACGGTGACGGTGCGCCACACCCCACAAGACGATGCGCTGCCGTACCGGCAGATCGGCTCGTTCTTGCCTGGCAATGGCGTAGGCGGTGCGGGCGTGCACTGGAACGGCATGCACTGGCGCGCTACCGCCACCGATTTCAAGCTGCGCAGCCACTACGAAGGACGCTACGGCAAAGCGTTTATTCCAGCGAATATGACCATCCAGGATTGGGGCATCACCTACGACGAACTCGAACCGTTTTACGACAAATTCGAATACATCTGCGGCGTCTCAGGCCAGGCAGGCAACGTTCAGGGCAAGATCCTCAAGGGCGGCAATCCGTTCGAAAGCCCACGCTCGCGTGGCTATCCGCTGCCGCCGCTCACCAACAACCTGCCGGCCTCGTTGTTCGAGCAGGCCGCACGCTCGCTGGGTTTGAATCCGTTCGCCGCCCCCGCCTCGAACGCATCGGCAGCCTATACCAACCCCTATGGCATGCAACTGGGCCCTTGTAACTTCTGCGGCTTTTGCGAACGCTTTGGCTGCTACATGTATGCCAAGGCCTCACCGCAAACCACCATCATTCCGGCATTGATGAAAAAGCCGAACTTCGAGCTACGCACCCAGGCGTATGTGACACGCGTCAATCTGGATTCGACGGGCAAGAAAGCCACCGGCGTGACCTACATCGATGCTCAGGGAAACGAAGTCGAACAGCCCGCCGACCTCGTGATACTCGCGGCCTACCAGTTTCATAACGTGCGCCTGTTGCTGCTCTCGAAGATCGGCCAGCAATACGACCCGAAAACCGAACGCGGCACCGTCGGCAAAAACTACGCCTACCAGCTCAACGGCAGCGTTTCGCTGTTTTTCGACAAGGACGTGCATATCAACCCGTTCATCGGCTCAGGCGGCGGCGGCCAGGTCATCGACGAATTCAACGGCGACAACTTCGACCACGGCCCGCTGAACTTTATCGGTGGCGCCTACACCTCGGTCAACACCACGGGCGGACGACCGATCCAGCAATCGGTCCTGCCGCCCGGCACCCCGAACTGGGGCGCGGGCTGGAAAGCCGCGATGAAAGAGCACTACCTGCATTCGATGACGATCGGCACCGAAGGCTCGGTGATGTCATACCGTGAAAACTTCCTCGATCTCGATCCGACCTACCGCGATGCCCACGGTTTGCCGCTGTTGCGCATGTCCTTCGACTGGAAAGACAACGATATCCGCATGTCGCAATACACCACGAACCAGGCGGCGCAAATCGGCCGCGCGATGAAGCCCAAACAGATGGCGATCAGCACCAAGCAGTTCGGCGATCACTACGATGTCCGGCCTTACCAGACGACGCACACCACGGGTGGCGCGATCATGGGCGAGCGGCCCGATACCAGCGTGGTCAACAAGTATCTGCAAAGCTGGGATGTGCCGAATGTGTTCGTGCTGGGCGCGAGCGCTTTTCCGCAGAACTTCTCGTACAACCCAACGGGCACGGTCGGTGCACTGGCGTACTGGGCCGCGCATGCGATCCGGACGCAGTACCTGAAGCAGCCCGGCGCACTCATCAGCGTTTGACGAGGGCTCCCAACATGAAAATTTCCTCTGTGTCTTCCTCAATACGCCTCAGCGGGCGCCACGACATGCGTGCCCGTATCGTGGCACTGGCTTTGCTGCTCACGCCGCTGCTCGCCTTGCTCCTGACTCATGCCGCCCATGCGGCCCCGGCAACAACGACGACAGCGGCGGCAAGCTCGCCCGAGGCACTCGTGCAACGCGGCGCCTATCTGGCGCGCGCGGGCGATTGCATTGCCTGCCACACCGCCGCCAAAGGCCAGCCATTCGCGGGTGGGCTGCCGATCGATACCCCCTTCGGCACGATCTACTCGTCCAATATCACGCCTGACAAGGTCACCGGGATCGGCAGCTATACCTTTGCCGACTTCGACCATGCCGTGCGTGAGGGCAAGTCGAAACGTTATGGCCACCTGTATCCCGCGATGCCCTATCCGTCGTACCGCATCCTCTCGCACGACGACATGCGAGCGCTCTACGCGTACTTCATGCAAGGCGTCACACCCGTGAAGCAGGCCGACCGGCCGACCGGGCTGAAGTTTCCGTTCAACATCCGCATGCTGATGATGGGCTGGAACCTGCTCTTCATCAAAGGCGAGCCGCACTATGCCTACGATGCAACGCAAAGCGCGCAGTGGAATCGCGGGGCCTATCTCATCCAGGGCCTCGCCCACTGCGGCGCCTGTCACACGCCGCATGGCGTGGCGGGCGAGGAGAAAGCGTTTAGCGCCAACGGCAGCAAAAACGCGCGCCAGTATCTTGGCGGCGAGACCCTCGGCGGCTGGAATGCGCCGACGCTCACTGGCGACATTCGCCGGGGTCTGGCGGGCTGGTCCGCAGACCAGATCGCCGAGTTCCTGAAAACTGGGCGGACAGCTCATAGCGCTGCATTTGGCGCCATGACGGACGTGATCAACGACAGCACGCAGTATCTGAGCAATGCCGATCTGGACGCGATGGCGGTGTATCTGAAAAGCCTGAGCGCCCAGCCGCATGCGGCTCCGTTGCAAGCCGCATCTGGCGCCACCGCTGCAGTAGAGGCAACGGCGGCGACGAACGCCCTGCGCAACGGCGATCTGAGCGCTCGTGGCGCGCGGGTCTATCTGGACAACTGCAATGCCTGCCATCGCTCGGATGGGACAGGCGCGGCGCTTACGTTCCCATCGCTGGCAAATAATCCGGTCATTCGTTCGCCCGATCCGACCTCGCTGATTCACATCGTGCTAAGCGGCTCAAAAATGCCAGCGGCCATGCTCGATCCCGCACCACTTGCCATGCCCGATTTCGGCTGGCGTTTGACTGACCAGCAAGTGGCGGATGTGCTGACTTTCATCCGCAGCAGTTGGGGCAACCATGCAACGGCAGTGGATGCCACAAGCGTTGCCCGAGTCAGAAAACAGGTCGATGCAGAACACGTGCTGAAGCCGAAGCCCAAAGCAAAATAATTCACCTGGCACATAACAGGTTTTTTAACGCGCAGGGCTAAAGTCAGCCGCGCCACGCTTGTCACGCGTGGCGCGGTTTTTTTGGGGGAACGCGATTGTTGTAGTACTCGCAGGTAGCGCGCTGTTGCAAGAAACTTGAAGGCTATGCAGCTTTGGGCAAGCTGGCTGCCATGCGTTTTTTCTGCATTCGGTCGATCCAGAAAATCACACATGCCGCCACAGTAGCCGCGCAAAAGTTGTAGACCATGGCGCCTGTAAACGCTTTGGCATAGCGCTCGCTGTTCTGCATCTCGCCAACGCCGCTTAAATTTAAAATATCGACAAATAATATTCCGACGATAGCGACCCCGAATGCTCCACCGACTTGCTGCATCGTGGAGATCAACCCTGCCGCCATTCCCGCTGTCCGGTCGGGCGTCAAGCTTAAAACCAGATTGATCACCGGCGTCATGGACAGTGCCTGACCGATGCCAAATACAAACAGCATGGGTGTAAGCACAAACAGGGACAACGCCGAACCGCGCATGAAAGTAACCTGCCCTATCAGAGCGGCAAAACTCGCGGCATACAACAGCGCGCCAGCTGCAATCGTTCCGTTACCGAAACGGTTAACAAGTTTTGGCGCAGCAAGAGAGGCCAGGGTGAAGGCGACATTCGCGGGTATGAAAATCAGGCCAGCAGTAATGGGGTTTAATCCGAATCCCGTTTGCAGCAATAAAGCCATGCATAGAAAAAACGATGACGATGTCGAATAGACCAGAAAAATAACAAGTGTGCCGCCAGAAAATAAATGCTCACGAAATAAAGCCATATCGATAACCGGGAACCCGCCTTTTTCGGATAAATACCGTTCGTATCGTATAAATGCTAGCAACAGGATGATCGCCGCAAGCAATGAAACATAAGTCCAGACTGGCCATCCGAGGCTCGCCCCTTCCATCAATGGAACAAGGATCAGCCCGAGCCCCGCACTGGCCATTACGGTTCCAGCCCAGTCAAGACCGATTGTGTGCGGCACGCTAGATTCTTTAATCGTTTTGCAAAATATCACCACCGCGACTCCGATGGGAATATTGACCAGAAAAATCACTCTCCAGCCCAAACCCATTAAGTCATTTCCGACAATCGTTCCTCCAATAATTTGCCCGCTAATTGCGGCAACACCGAATGTCATGCCAAGCAGGCCGAAAGCCCAGCGGCGTCCATGTTCATCGAAATGGATACGAATCGAGGCATAAACCTGCGGTAATAGCAGCGCAGCGGCGGCGCCTTGCAAGGCACGGGCGAGAATCAGGAAAAATGCACCTGGCGCAAAACTGCATAGGGCGGATGCAGCGGTAAAGGCAAGCATGCCAAGTGTGTATAGCTTGCGCCGCCCATACCGGTCGCCAAGCCGCCCGCCAGCGATCAGCAACATGCCAAAAGTGAGTTGATAACCAGCAATGACAAAACCAATTTGTGCAAAACTCGCCTGCAAATCATCACGAATTGCGGGAATAGCGAGATTAACAACGAACATATCAAAGATAGTGACAAAACCTCCGGTCAATAAAACTGCCAAACCCAGCCATGACAGATTTTTTTGAGAATTTACAGACTTCATTAAAAATTCCAGTAACTTTAAATACAGATTTATTTGCGCTGTGACGCCTCTTTGGCTGAGCGCAGATCGAAAAATGCCTGGATACCTGTTTGCGTTCGTCCGAGTATCAAGGCATGAATATCGTGTGTGCCTTCATACGTATTCACCACCTCAAGATTGACCATATGTCGCGCGACACCAAACTCATCGGAAATACCGTTAGCACCCAACATGTCACGCGCCAGGCGAGCGATCTCGAGCGCCTTGCCACACGAATTACGTTTCATGATGGATCCAATCTCGGGAGCCGCCATTCCGTCATCCTTCATTCGGCCAAAACGCAGTACGCCTTGCAGGCCAAGGGTAATTTCAGTTTGCATATCGGCCAGTTTCTTCTGGATCAACTGGTTCGCTGCAAGCGGGCGACCAAACTGGTGACGATCGAGGACATATTGACGCGC from Paraburkholderia hayleyella encodes:
- a CDS encoding gluconate 2-dehydrogenase subunit 3 family protein translates to MKKIPILPIPPADSEVPSSARRWFITRSAALLPIAGGLSACDGPPANNASNASGNAASARVTAAPDAPDIEHSPRYFTADEWTFIRAAVARLVPNDKNGPGALELNVPTFIDTQMEGEFGHAARWYMLGPYRKASPLFGYQSRLTPREVYRLGIAATNQYCVKQYGKPFAALSSADQDALLHQLDGNKISFNDVDAKNFFDFLRENTIEGYLADPMHGGNKDGGSWKMIGFPGARADFLEFVGKNQPYPYGPVGILGREQ
- a CDS encoding GMC family oxidoreductase — translated: MSVIQKKPVDAVIVGFGWTGSIMAMELAEAGLNVVALERGPARDTYPDFAYPKIVDELSYGIRYKLMQNLAGETVTVRHTPQDDALPYRQIGSFLPGNGVGGAGVHWNGMHWRATATDFKLRSHYEGRYGKAFIPANMTIQDWGITYDELEPFYDKFEYICGVSGQAGNVQGKILKGGNPFESPRSRGYPLPPLTNNLPASLFEQAARSLGLNPFAAPASNASAAYTNPYGMQLGPCNFCGFCERFGCYMYAKASPQTTIIPALMKKPNFELRTQAYVTRVNLDSTGKKATGVTYIDAQGNEVEQPADLVILAAYQFHNVRLLLLSKIGQQYDPKTERGTVGKNYAYQLNGSVSLFFDKDVHINPFIGSGGGGQVIDEFNGDNFDHGPLNFIGGAYTSVNTTGGRPIQQSVLPPGTPNWGAGWKAAMKEHYLHSMTIGTEGSVMSYRENFLDLDPTYRDAHGLPLLRMSFDWKDNDIRMSQYTTNQAAQIGRAMKPKQMAISTKQFGDHYDVRPYQTTHTTGGAIMGERPDTSVVNKYLQSWDVPNVFVLGASAFPQNFSYNPTGTVGALAYWAAHAIRTQYLKQPGALISV
- a CDS encoding c-type cytochrome, whose translation is MRARIVALALLLTPLLALLLTHAAHAAPATTTTAAASSPEALVQRGAYLARAGDCIACHTAAKGQPFAGGLPIDTPFGTIYSSNITPDKVTGIGSYTFADFDHAVREGKSKRYGHLYPAMPYPSYRILSHDDMRALYAYFMQGVTPVKQADRPTGLKFPFNIRMLMMGWNLLFIKGEPHYAYDATQSAQWNRGAYLIQGLAHCGACHTPHGVAGEEKAFSANGSKNARQYLGGETLGGWNAPTLTGDIRRGLAGWSADQIAEFLKTGRTAHSAAFGAMTDVINDSTQYLSNADLDAMAVYLKSLSAQPHAAPLQAASGATAAVEATAATNALRNGDLSARGARVYLDNCNACHRSDGTGAALTFPSLANNPVIRSPDPTSLIHIVLSGSKMPAAMLDPAPLAMPDFGWRLTDQQVADVLTFIRSSWGNHATAVDATSVARVRKQVDAEHVLKPKPKAK
- a CDS encoding MFS transporter, with translation MKSVNSQKNLSWLGLAVLLTGGFVTIFDMFVVNLAIPAIRDDLQASFAQIGFVIAGYQLTFGMLLIAGGRLGDRYGRRKLYTLGMLAFTAASALCSFAPGAFFLILARALQGAAAALLLPQVYASIRIHFDEHGRRWAFGLLGMTFGVAAISGQIIGGTIVGNDLMGLGWRVIFLVNIPIGVAVVIFCKTIKESSVPHTIGLDWAGTVMASAGLGLILVPLMEGASLGWPVWTYVSLLAAIILLLAFIRYERYLSEKGGFPVIDMALFREHLFSGGTLVIFLVYSTSSSFFLCMALLLQTGFGLNPITAGLIFIPANVAFTLASLAAPKLVNRFGNGTIAAGALLYAASFAALIGQVTFMRGSALSLFVLTPMLFVFGIGQALSMTPVINLVLSLTPDRTAGMAAGLISTMQQVGGAFGVAIVGILFVDILNLSGVGEMQNSERYAKAFTGAMVYNFCAATVAACVIFWIDRMQKKRMAASLPKAA